Proteins from a genomic interval of Rhizobium etli CFN 42:
- a CDS encoding glutamine synthetase family protein, translating into MSSSYTIDDLRKDVAEGRIDTVLACQVDMQGRLMGKRFQAEYFVESAWKETHSCNYLIATDMEMETVSGYKATSWEKGYGDYTMKPDLATLRRIPWLEGTALVLCDVLDHHTHEEVAHSPRAILKKQVKRLEDMGMKAYMASELEFFLFDQSYEAAHAAGYRNLKLASAYNEDYHIFQTTKEEEVMRAIRTGLQGAGIPVENSKGEASAGQEEINVRYADALAMADRHAIIKNGCKEIAWSKGKAITFLAKWNYNAAGSSSHIHQSLWSLEEKPLFFDHTGKYGMSPLMHNYVAGLLAHASEITYFLAPYINSYKRFMAGTFAPTKAIWSKDNRTAGYRLCGEETKGIRIECRVGGSDLNPYLAFAALLAAGIDGIENKLELEAPFVGDAYGGKDIREIPRTLRAATTAMTESAMLRKAFGADVIDHYTRAAEWEQEEYDRRITDWEVARGFERA; encoded by the coding sequence ATGAGCAGCAGCTACACAATCGACGATCTCAGGAAGGATGTTGCCGAAGGCCGCATCGATACGGTTCTGGCCTGCCAGGTGGACATGCAGGGCCGGCTGATGGGTAAGCGCTTCCAAGCCGAATATTTTGTCGAGAGCGCCTGGAAGGAGACGCACAGCTGCAACTATCTGATCGCCACCGATATGGAGATGGAAACGGTCTCCGGCTACAAGGCGACGAGCTGGGAAAAGGGCTACGGCGACTATACGATGAAGCCCGATCTCGCGACGCTGCGCCGCATTCCCTGGCTTGAGGGCACGGCGCTGGTGCTCTGCGACGTGCTCGACCATCACACGCATGAGGAGGTCGCCCATTCGCCGCGCGCGATCCTGAAGAAGCAGGTGAAGCGCCTCGAAGACATGGGGATGAAGGCCTATATGGCCTCGGAACTCGAATTCTTCCTGTTCGACCAGAGCTATGAGGCGGCGCATGCGGCGGGCTACCGCAACCTCAAACTCGCTAGCGCCTATAACGAGGATTATCACATCTTTCAGACTACCAAGGAGGAAGAGGTGATGCGGGCGATCCGTACCGGGCTGCAGGGCGCCGGCATCCCGGTCGAAAACTCCAAGGGCGAAGCTTCCGCTGGCCAGGAGGAGATCAACGTTCGCTATGCCGATGCACTCGCCATGGCTGACCGGCATGCGATCATCAAGAATGGTTGCAAGGAGATCGCCTGGTCGAAAGGCAAGGCCATCACCTTCCTCGCCAAGTGGAATTACAATGCCGCCGGCAGTTCCTCGCATATCCACCAGTCGCTCTGGAGCCTGGAGGAAAAGCCGCTGTTCTTCGATCACACTGGTAAATATGGCATGTCGCCGCTGATGCATAATTATGTTGCGGGGCTTCTCGCCCATGCGAGCGAGATCACCTATTTCCTGGCGCCTTACATCAATTCCTACAAGCGCTTCATGGCCGGCACTTTTGCGCCGACCAAGGCGATATGGAGCAAGGACAACCGCACTGCCGGCTATCGCCTGTGCGGCGAGGAAACCAAGGGGATCCGTATCGAATGCCGCGTCGGCGGTTCCGATCTCAATCCCTATCTCGCCTTCGCCGCGCTGCTTGCCGCCGGCATCGACGGGATCGAAAACAAGCTGGAACTTGAAGCGCCGTTTGTCGGCGACGCCTATGGCGGCAAGGATATCCGCGAAATCCCGCGCACCCTGCGCGCGGCCACGACCGCCATGACGGAATCGGCAATGCTGCGCAAAGCGTTTGGCGCTGATGTGATCGACCACTACACCCGCGCTGCCGAATGGGAGCAGGAAGAATATGACCGGCGTATCACCGATTGGGAAGTGGCGCGCGGGTTCGAAAGAGCTTAG
- a CDS encoding L,D-transpeptidase gives MNRFLKSAFSLAAVLAAVAAAAPQAGAQQFRDRRQGDVVLVTPNGEILDYVPRGFAYARDRSGNRVLIDAYGNVVATEMRARGYYPPRPGPREVYADQGGNDPYYADDNPYGDTRYSERGAVTGGIPRDAAIERLPLGEEPYPDDNSIGNPQSGDDYASIDRDQQIPPADAPKAAPDEPVITLKNKSKPEIVALQVFLDRAGISPGVIDGHMGSNVTKGIYAYDQMTGSKLDPNDTDAILEELRMNGGLPVVSYTITPADAAGPFVAEIPEDYSHKALLPSLAYTSTTEMLAERFHMDEAFLKEMNPGADFSVPGTVIKVVNPGEAKTGEVARIIADKGRKQVFAYDGAGNLIAAYPASIGSTDTPSPSGTVTVERVAFNPGYTYNPKINFQQGTNDKILNIPPGPNGPVGTVWMALSKPTYGIHGTPEPSKIGRTQSHGCIRLTNWDATELAKMVKPGVTVEFVD, from the coding sequence GTGAATCGCTTTTTGAAGTCGGCATTTTCGCTTGCGGCCGTGCTGGCGGCCGTTGCGGCTGCAGCACCGCAGGCCGGCGCGCAGCAGTTTCGTGACCGTCGGCAGGGTGATGTCGTGCTGGTGACTCCGAACGGCGAAATCCTCGATTATGTCCCCCGCGGCTTTGCCTATGCCCGCGATCGCAGCGGCAACCGTGTACTGATCGACGCCTACGGCAACGTCGTCGCCACTGAGATGCGCGCCCGCGGCTACTATCCGCCCCGGCCCGGCCCGCGCGAGGTCTATGCCGACCAGGGTGGCAACGATCCCTATTATGCCGACGACAACCCCTATGGCGACACACGTTATTCCGAGCGCGGCGCCGTCACCGGCGGTATCCCGCGCGACGCAGCGATCGAGCGTCTGCCGCTCGGCGAGGAGCCCTATCCGGACGACAACAGTATCGGCAATCCGCAATCGGGCGACGATTACGCCTCGATCGATCGGGATCAGCAGATCCCGCCCGCCGATGCGCCGAAGGCCGCGCCTGACGAGCCCGTGATCACGCTGAAGAACAAGTCGAAGCCCGAGATCGTCGCGCTGCAGGTCTTCCTCGACCGCGCCGGCATTTCTCCCGGAGTCATCGACGGGCATATGGGCTCGAACGTCACCAAGGGCATTTATGCTTACGACCAGATGACGGGGTCAAAGCTCGACCCGAACGACACTGATGCCATTCTGGAAGAGCTGCGCATGAACGGCGGCCTGCCCGTCGTCAGCTATACGATCACGCCGGCCGATGCCGCTGGCCCCTTCGTCGCGGAGATCCCGGAAGATTATTCGCATAAGGCGCTGCTGCCGTCGCTCGCCTATACCTCGACCACGGAAATGCTGGCCGAGCGTTTCCATATGGATGAGGCCTTCCTCAAGGAGATGAACCCCGGCGCCGATTTCAGCGTTCCCGGCACGGTGATCAAGGTCGTCAATCCCGGCGAAGCGAAAACCGGGGAAGTCGCCCGCATCATCGCCGACAAGGGTCGCAAACAGGTTTTCGCCTATGACGGCGCCGGCAATCTCATCGCAGCCTATCCGGCTTCGATCGGCTCAACCGACACCCCGTCGCCGTCCGGCACGGTGACGGTCGAGCGCGTCGCGTTCAATCCCGGTTATACCTATAACCCGAAGATCAACTTTCAGCAGGGCACCAACGACAAGATCCTCAACATTCCCCCAGGCCCGAACGGCCCGGTCGGCACTGTGTGGATGGCGCTTTCCAAGCCGACCTACGGCATCCACGGCACGCCGGAGCCCTCCAAGATCGGCCGAACCCAGAGCCACGGCTGCATTCGCCTGACCAACTGGGATGCCACCGAGCTTGCCAAGATGGTCAAGCCGGGCGTGACGGTCGAGTTTGTCGACTGA
- a CDS encoding iron-containing alcohol dehydrogenase, whose product MSSSNITANWSYPTSVKLGRGRIKELADACKSLGMKKPLLVTDRGLASMAITKNALDILEDAGLGRAIFADVDPNPNEKNLEAGVEAFKDGGHDGVVAFGGGSGLDLGKCVAFMAGQTRPVWDFEDIGDWWTRASLEGIAPIVAVPTTAGTGSEVGRASVITNSETHVKKIIFHPKFLPGVVISDPELTVGMPKIITAGTGMDAFAHCLEAYSSPFYHPMSAGIALEGMRLVKEFLPRAYREGTDLEARANMMAAAAMGAVAFQKGLGAIHALSHPIGAVYNTHHGMTNAVVMPAVLRFNRAVIEEKIGRAAAYLGISGGFDGFYDYVLKLRSDLGVPDTLTAMGIAPDRIDELSAMAIEDPSAGGNPVAMTLENTKALFRDCF is encoded by the coding sequence ATGAGCAGCAGCAACATCACCGCAAACTGGAGCTATCCGACATCGGTCAAGCTCGGCCGGGGCCGCATCAAGGAACTGGCGGACGCTTGCAAGAGCCTCGGCATGAAGAAGCCGCTGCTCGTCACCGACCGCGGCCTCGCCTCGATGGCGATCACCAAGAACGCGCTTGATATCCTCGAAGATGCCGGCCTCGGCCGGGCGATCTTCGCTGACGTCGACCCGAACCCGAACGAGAAGAACCTCGAAGCCGGCGTCGAGGCCTTCAAGGATGGCGGCCATGACGGCGTCGTCGCCTTCGGCGGCGGCTCGGGCCTCGATCTCGGCAAGTGCGTCGCCTTCATGGCCGGCCAAACGCGGCCGGTCTGGGATTTCGAGGATATCGGCGACTGGTGGACACGTGCGAGCCTCGAAGGCATCGCCCCAATCGTCGCGGTGCCGACGACTGCCGGCACCGGCTCGGAAGTGGGGCGCGCCAGCGTCATCACCAATTCCGAAACGCATGTGAAGAAGATCATCTTCCACCCGAAATTCCTGCCCGGCGTCGTCATCTCCGATCCGGAACTGACGGTCGGAATGCCGAAAATCATTACCGCCGGAACCGGCATGGATGCGTTCGCCCATTGCCTGGAGGCCTATTCCTCGCCCTTCTATCACCCGATGTCGGCTGGCATCGCGCTCGAAGGCATGCGGCTCGTCAAGGAATTCCTGCCGCGCGCCTACAGGGAGGGCACGGATCTCGAAGCCCGCGCCAACATGATGGCCGCCGCCGCCATGGGCGCGGTCGCTTTCCAGAAGGGGCTCGGCGCCATCCATGCGCTGTCCCACCCGATCGGGGCTGTCTACAACACGCATCACGGCATGACCAATGCGGTTGTGATGCCGGCTGTGCTGCGCTTCAACCGCGCTGTCATCGAGGAGAAGATCGGCCGGGCGGCCGCCTATCTTGGCATTTCAGGCGGTTTCGACGGCTTCTACGATTATGTGCTGAAGCTGCGTTCCGATCTCGGCGTGCCGGATACGCTGACGGCAATGGGAATCGCGCCTGACCGTATCGACGAATTGTCAGCCATGGCGATCGAAGATCCAAGTGCGGGCGGCAACCCGGTGGCGATGACGCTCGAAAACACCAAGGCCCTTTTCAGGGACTGCTTCTGA
- a CDS encoding N-formylglutamate amidohydrolase, giving the protein MVLARPKILSEADGDCVGIERAGGRSPVLLVCEHASKTLPIQFGDLGLPGEALSSHIAWDPGALSVARSISDALDATLVYQRFSRLIYDCNRPPSSPGAMPETSEIYAIPGNKDLTAEERLARTDALYVPFHDAIRGLIRDRRARGQDSVIVTMHSFTPIYHGRERAVELGILHDEDSRLADRMLDAAAEAPLYRTERNQPYGPEDGVTHTLILHGLSNGLRNVMIEVRNDLIADDVGQGVMADYLKRLLQQSLDDR; this is encoded by the coding sequence TTGGTGCTGGCCCGGCCGAAAATCCTCAGTGAAGCCGACGGCGATTGCGTCGGGATCGAGCGCGCCGGCGGCCGGAGCCCGGTGCTTCTCGTCTGCGAGCACGCTTCGAAGACACTTCCCATCCAGTTCGGCGATCTTGGCCTGCCCGGCGAAGCGCTTTCGAGCCATATTGCCTGGGATCCCGGGGCTCTTTCGGTCGCTCGCAGCATATCGGACGCACTCGATGCGACGCTTGTCTATCAGCGTTTCTCAAGGCTCATCTACGACTGCAACCGGCCGCCGAGCTCGCCCGGCGCCATGCCAGAAACAAGCGAAATCTACGCCATCCCCGGCAACAAGGATTTGACCGCCGAGGAACGGCTTGCGCGCACTGATGCACTCTACGTGCCCTTTCACGACGCCATTCGAGGGCTGATCCGCGATCGCCGGGCGAGGGGACAAGACAGCGTCATCGTGACGATGCACAGCTTCACGCCGATCTATCACGGCCGCGAGCGTGCGGTCGAACTCGGCATATTGCATGATGAGGACAGTCGGCTTGCTGACCGCATGCTCGATGCCGCTGCCGAGGCGCCGCTTTACAGGACAGAACGCAACCAGCCTTACGGGCCTGAGGACGGCGTGACTCACACGCTGATCCTTCACGGGCTTTCGAACGGCCTGCGCAATGTGATGATCGAGGTCCGCAACGACCTCATCGCAGACGATGTCGGCCAAGGGGTCATGGCCGACTATCTAAAGAGGCTGCTCCAGCAAAGCCTGGACGACCGATAA
- a CDS encoding ParA family protein encodes MPVITFANTKGGAGKTTAVLLLATELARQGYRVTILDADPQHWISRWHDISGHVPNISVIDFVTTASLPQHISENKHNTDYFIVDLPGARNPLLATAVGLSDHVLIPIQGCAMDARGGAQVLELLQYLDERAGIKIGHSVVLTRVNSMVTTRALQLVKSLLSERHVPVLDTAIIERSAFRDIFDCGGTLQTMDPTRVSNLDKARENATCFAEEMMRKLPVRLTASARMATAA; translated from the coding sequence ATGCCAGTCATTACATTCGCAAATACCAAAGGCGGCGCCGGCAAGACGACCGCTGTTCTCCTGCTCGCGACCGAGCTTGCCCGTCAGGGCTATCGCGTGACCATTCTGGATGCCGATCCGCAGCATTGGATTTCACGCTGGCACGACATATCAGGGCACGTGCCCAATATTTCGGTGATCGATTTCGTGACGACCGCCTCGCTGCCACAGCATATCAGCGAGAACAAGCATAATACCGACTATTTCATCGTCGACCTGCCGGGCGCGCGCAATCCGCTGCTTGCCACCGCCGTCGGCCTTTCCGACCACGTGCTGATCCCGATCCAGGGCTGTGCGATGGATGCGCGCGGCGGCGCGCAGGTGCTCGAACTGCTGCAGTATCTGGACGAGAGAGCGGGCATCAAGATCGGCCATTCGGTGGTGCTGACCCGCGTCAATTCGATGGTGACGACCCGGGCGCTGCAACTCGTCAAGTCGCTGCTCAGCGAGCGGCATGTGCCGGTGCTGGACACGGCGATCATCGAACGTTCGGCCTTCCGCGACATCTTCGACTGTGGCGGCACGCTGCAGACCATGGACCCCACGCGCGTCAGCAATCTCGACAAGGCACGTGAGAACGCCACCTGTTTTGCCGAGGAGATGATGCGCAAGCTGCCGGTCAGACTGACGGCCTCGGCCCGCATGGCGACGGCAGCCTGA
- a CDS encoding MurR/RpiR family transcriptional regulator — MTVASKTVSDVIHSHFGALTRAEKQLAESLLDNYPVSGLGSITTIAENAGVSTPTVVRMVQKLGFKGYPDFQAHLHLEVEATISNPIAKHDRWAQNAPGTHILNRFADAIMGNLRQTLTDLDTATFDSVASLLSDRKRGLYFVGGRITGALAEYFFTHMQVIRPATTLLSSNSSSWPQYVLNMNSGDILIIFDIRRYEQEMVSLATAARKRGAEIVVFTDQWGSPAAKLARHAFRVRIEAPSAWDSSVVTLFIVEALIEAVQNSTWDETKERMKTLEGLFEQTKLFRKPG; from the coding sequence GTGACAGTTGCGTCGAAGACGGTTTCGGACGTCATACACTCGCATTTCGGGGCGCTGACGCGCGCTGAAAAGCAACTCGCCGAGAGCCTTCTCGACAATTATCCGGTTTCCGGCCTCGGCAGCATCACCACCATCGCCGAGAATGCCGGCGTCTCGACGCCGACTGTTGTGCGCATGGTGCAGAAGCTCGGCTTCAAGGGCTATCCGGACTTTCAGGCGCATTTGCATCTGGAGGTCGAGGCGACGATATCGAACCCGATTGCTAAACATGACCGCTGGGCCCAGAACGCCCCGGGCACCCATATTCTCAACCGTTTCGCCGATGCCATTATGGGCAATCTGCGCCAGACGCTAACCGATCTCGACACCGCGACCTTCGACAGCGTCGCCTCGCTGCTCTCCGATCGCAAGCGCGGCCTCTATTTCGTCGGCGGCCGCATCACCGGCGCCCTTGCCGAATATTTCTTCACCCATATGCAGGTCATCCGGCCGGCGACGACGCTGCTGTCATCCAATTCCAGCAGTTGGCCGCAATATGTCCTCAACATGAACTCGGGCGACATCCTGATCATCTTCGACATCCGCCGCTATGAGCAGGAAATGGTCAGCCTTGCCACCGCCGCCCGCAAGCGTGGCGCCGAAATTGTCGTCTTCACCGACCAATGGGGCTCACCGGCCGCCAAACTCGCCCGCCACGCCTTCCGCGTCCGGATCGAAGCGCCCTCAGCCTGGGATTCCTCCGTCGTCACCCTCTTTATTGTCGAGGCGCTCATCGAGGCCGTCCAGAATTCGACCTGGGACGAGACGAAGGAACGGATGAAGACGTTGGAGGGTCTGTTCGAGCAGACCAAGCTCTTCCGTAAACCGGGTTAG
- a CDS encoding amino acid permease gives MSDYTELDKKQDVHILHSMGYAQELERRMSSFSNFAISFSIICILSGGINSLGQATAGAGGAAIGLGWPLGCLISFIFALGLAQIGSAYPTAGGLYHWGSILGNRFTGWLSAWLNLLGLVTVLGAINVGTFYFFFGAFGPQFGIEDTLLHRVVFVAIITGLQAGINHFGIGLTAKLTDFSGYLIFATAILLTIVCLVAAPSWDLARLFTFANYTGTEGASLVWPGTVSTGMAFLLGLLLPIYTITGYDASAHTSEETVKAAVSVPRGMVSSVIWSALFGYLMLCAFVLMIPNMDDAAKQGWNVFFWAMDAQVSSSVKNILYFLIFISQFLCGLATVTSVSRMIFAFSRDKGLPASSMLSRVSPSFRTPVAAIWTGSILSVLFVWFTSAITIAGTPAYSIVVSCTVIFLFLSFAVPIALGLVSIGTAKWPTMGPWNMGIGLYKVVAVLVILSMALIFYIGIQPPNDWALEITVGFLVVTAVVWFAFENRRFKGPPIGDAIARRQAEIAAAEAAVGEA, from the coding sequence ATGTCGGACTATACCGAACTCGACAAGAAGCAGGATGTGCACATTCTGCACTCGATGGGCTATGCCCAGGAACTTGAACGGCGAATGAGTTCGTTCTCGAATTTCGCGATCTCATTCTCGATCATCTGCATTCTTTCCGGCGGTATCAATTCGCTCGGTCAGGCGACAGCGGGCGCCGGCGGAGCGGCGATCGGTCTTGGCTGGCCGCTCGGCTGCCTGATATCGTTCATTTTCGCGCTCGGCCTCGCGCAGATCGGTTCCGCCTATCCGACAGCCGGCGGGCTTTATCACTGGGGTTCAATTCTCGGCAACCGCTTCACCGGCTGGCTGTCGGCGTGGCTCAACCTGCTCGGCCTCGTGACGGTGCTCGGCGCCATCAACGTCGGCACGTTCTACTTTTTCTTCGGCGCCTTCGGGCCTCAATTCGGGATCGAGGACACGCTGCTTCATCGCGTTGTCTTTGTGGCGATCATCACAGGTCTGCAGGCCGGCATCAATCATTTCGGCATCGGCCTGACAGCTAAGCTGACCGATTTTTCGGGATATCTGATCTTTGCCACGGCGATTCTGCTGACGATCGTCTGCCTGGTTGCTGCTCCGAGCTGGGATCTTGCGCGGCTCTTCACGTTCGCCAACTATACCGGTACCGAAGGCGCATCGCTGGTCTGGCCCGGCACCGTCTCGACCGGGATGGCATTTCTGCTCGGCCTGCTGCTGCCGATCTATACCATCACCGGCTACGACGCCTCTGCGCATACATCAGAAGAGACCGTAAAGGCGGCCGTGTCGGTGCCGCGCGGCATGGTGTCCTCGGTCATCTGGTCTGCACTTTTCGGCTACCTCATGCTGTGCGCCTTCGTCCTGATGATCCCGAACATGGATGACGCGGCGAAGCAGGGCTGGAACGTGTTCTTCTGGGCGATGGACGCGCAGGTCAGTTCCTCGGTCAAGAACATCCTTTACTTCTTGATCTTCATCTCGCAGTTTCTGTGCGGGCTTGCGACCGTCACTTCGGTTTCGCGGATGATCTTCGCCTTCTCGCGCGACAAGGGCCTTCCGGCATCCTCTATGCTGTCCAGGGTCAGCCCGAGCTTCCGCACGCCGGTCGCCGCCATCTGGACGGGCTCAATCCTTTCCGTACTCTTCGTCTGGTTCACTTCGGCGATCACAATTGCCGGCACACCGGCCTATTCGATCGTCGTATCGTGCACGGTCATCTTCCTGTTCCTATCCTTCGCCGTGCCTATCGCTCTCGGCCTCGTCTCGATCGGAACAGCGAAATGGCCGACCATGGGCCCATGGAACATGGGAATCGGGCTGTATAAGGTGGTGGCCGTTCTGGTCATCCTGTCGATGGCGCTGATCTTCTACATCGGCATTCAGCCGCCGAACGACTGGGCGCTGGAAATCACCGTCGGCTTTCTGGTGGTGACCGCCGTCGTCTGGTTCGCCTTCGAGAACCGCCGCTTCAAAGGTCCGCCGATCGGCGACGCCATTGCTAGGCGTCAGGCTGAAATCGCGGCCGCGGAGGCGGCTGTCGGCGAAGCCTGA
- a CDS encoding ABC transporter substrate-binding protein: protein MISNISRLLSLSTAIVVASTAIAAAEPSAELIAAAKKEGTLTTIALPHDWCGYGDVIAGFKAKYGLEVNELNPDAGSGDEVEAIKANKGNTGPQAPDVIDVGLSFGPSAKKDGLIQPYKVSTWDSIPDTAKDPEGYWYGDYYGVLSFLVNKDLVKESPVDWADLKKSDYANTVALAGDPRTANQAVQGVYAAGLSASGGDAAKAGEEGLKFFAELNKAGNFVPVVGKAAPFAQGSTPIIVAWDYNAMSWGESLKGNPPFEVVVPKTGVVAGVYVQAISAFAPHPNAAKLWMEYLYSDEGQLGWLKGYCHPIRFNDLAKNNKIPKELLDKLPPAAAYEKAVFPTLEEQAAGKETITKNWDSVVGASVK, encoded by the coding sequence GTGATCTCTAACATTTCTCGACTCCTGTCGCTTTCTACTGCGATCGTCGTGGCTTCGACCGCGATTGCCGCAGCTGAACCGAGCGCAGAACTTATCGCTGCCGCCAAGAAGGAAGGCACGCTGACCACAATCGCTCTCCCGCACGACTGGTGCGGCTATGGCGACGTCATTGCCGGCTTCAAGGCTAAATATGGTCTCGAGGTCAACGAACTGAACCCGGATGCGGGTTCGGGCGACGAAGTCGAAGCCATCAAGGCCAACAAGGGCAATACCGGCCCGCAGGCGCCCGACGTCATCGACGTTGGCCTCTCCTTCGGTCCGTCCGCCAAGAAGGACGGCCTGATCCAGCCTTACAAGGTTTCCACCTGGGACTCGATCCCGGATACGGCCAAGGATCCCGAAGGCTACTGGTATGGCGACTATTACGGCGTTCTCTCGTTCCTCGTGAACAAGGATCTCGTCAAGGAATCGCCGGTCGACTGGGCCGACCTGAAGAAGAGCGACTACGCAAACACCGTCGCTCTCGCAGGCGATCCGCGCACGGCCAACCAGGCTGTCCAGGGCGTTTATGCCGCTGGCCTTTCCGCATCCGGCGGTGACGCGGCCAAGGCAGGCGAAGAAGGCCTGAAATTCTTTGCCGAACTCAACAAGGCCGGCAATTTCGTACCTGTCGTCGGCAAGGCGGCTCCGTTCGCTCAGGGCTCAACGCCGATCATCGTCGCCTGGGACTACAACGCAATGTCCTGGGGTGAAAGCCTGAAGGGCAACCCGCCGTTCGAAGTCGTCGTTCCGAAGACGGGCGTCGTCGCCGGCGTTTACGTCCAGGCGATTTCTGCCTTCGCTCCGCACCCGAACGCTGCCAAACTCTGGATGGAATATCTCTATTCCGACGAAGGTCAGCTCGGCTGGCTGAAGGGCTATTGCCACCCGATCCGCTTCAACGATCTTGCTAAGAACAACAAGATCCCGAAGGAACTGCTCGACAAGCTCCCGCCGGCAGCAGCCTATGAAAAGGCTGTCTTCCCGACGCTCGAAGAGCAGGCCGCCGGCAAGGAAACCATCACCAAGAACTGGGATTCCGTCGTCGGCGCCAGCGTCAAGTAA
- a CDS encoding aldehyde dehydrogenase family protein, whose protein sequence is MAMIQCISPVDGSVYAERPALSLDVAKEVVLRARKAQKAWAKRPLEERVQLVLKGVARLNEMSDVVVPELAWQMGRPVKYGGEYKGFNERSNYVASIAADALAPLVVEESDRFERRIEREPHGVVFVVAPWNYPYMTAINTIAPALMAGNTVVLKHASQTLLVGERLVQAFIEAGVPEDVFQNVFLDHETTSALIAAGSFNFVNFTGSVEGGRSMEQAAAGTFTGLGLELGGKDPGYVMEDADLEAAVDTLMDGATYNSGQCCCGIERIYVHESLYDAFVEKSVAWVSNYKLGNPLDPETSLGPMANKRFAKVVREQIADAVSKGAKALVDPKLFPQDDGGAYLAPQVLVDVDHSMAFMREETFGPAVGIMKVKSDEEALALMNDSQYGLTASLWTRDAERAARLGREIETGTVFMNRADYLDPALCWTGVKETGRGGSLSIIGFQNLTRPKSFHLKKVTA, encoded by the coding sequence ATGGCAATGATCCAATGCATTTCACCGGTCGATGGATCGGTTTACGCGGAGCGCCCGGCGCTTTCGCTCGACGTCGCCAAGGAAGTTGTCTTGCGCGCCCGCAAGGCGCAGAAGGCCTGGGCGAAGCGGCCGCTCGAAGAGCGTGTGCAGCTGGTGCTGAAGGGTGTCGCGCGGCTGAACGAGATGTCCGATGTCGTCGTGCCGGAGCTCGCCTGGCAGATGGGCCGGCCGGTGAAGTATGGCGGCGAATATAAGGGCTTCAACGAGCGCTCCAACTATGTCGCCTCGATCGCGGCCGATGCGCTGGCGCCTCTCGTCGTCGAAGAGAGCGATCGTTTCGAGCGCCGTATCGAGCGCGAGCCACATGGCGTCGTCTTCGTCGTTGCGCCCTGGAACTACCCTTATATGACAGCGATCAACACGATCGCCCCGGCGCTGATGGCTGGCAACACGGTAGTGCTGAAACATGCCTCGCAGACGTTGCTCGTCGGTGAGAGGCTGGTGCAGGCCTTTATCGAGGCCGGCGTGCCCGAGGACGTGTTCCAGAATGTCTTCCTCGATCACGAAACGACCTCGGCGCTGATTGCCGCCGGCAGCTTCAATTTCGTCAACTTCACCGGATCGGTCGAAGGCGGGCGTTCGATGGAGCAGGCCGCCGCCGGCACCTTCACCGGCCTTGGCCTTGAACTCGGCGGCAAGGATCCGGGTTACGTCATGGAGGACGCCGATCTCGAGGCGGCCGTCGATACGCTGATGGACGGCGCCACCTACAATTCCGGACAGTGCTGCTGCGGTATCGAACGCATCTATGTGCACGAATCCCTCTACGACGCCTTCGTTGAGAAATCGGTCGCCTGGGTGTCGAACTACAAGCTCGGCAATCCCCTCGATCCCGAGACGTCGCTGGGGCCGATGGCGAACAAGCGTTTCGCCAAGGTGGTGCGTGAGCAGATTGCCGATGCGGTTTCGAAGGGCGCCAAGGCGCTGGTCGACCCGAAGCTTTTCCCACAGGATGACGGCGGCGCCTATCTCGCGCCGCAGGTCCTCGTCGATGTCGACCATTCCATGGCCTTCATGCGCGAGGAGACCTTCGGTCCGGCGGTCGGCATCATGAAGGTGAAGAGCGACGAGGAGGCGCTCGCCTTGATGAACGACAGCCAATACGGGCTGACGGCGTCGCTCTGGACGAGGGATGCCGAGCGAGCAGCACGGCTTGGCCGCGAAATCGAAACCGGCACCGTTTTCATGAATCGCGCGGATTATCTCGATCCGGCGCTTTGCTGGACCGGCGTCAAGGAGACCGGCCGCGGCGGCTCGCTGTCGATCATTGGCTTCCAGAATCTGACCCGTCCGAAATCCTTCCACCTGAAGAAAGTCACAGCATGA